In Myxococcus stipitatus, the following are encoded in one genomic region:
- a CDS encoding NAD(P)-dependent oxidoreductase encodes MSTHKQNPVLIVGGSGTVGSLTARQLRRLQPELPITIGGRDVARAEAVARELGHADATRVDLTRPDLGQPEGRAYSAVVMFLKDDSLNSLRYAQALGVPYQGISTALFEVAPEVALHMARPQRSALLMNTTWLAGAATAGVLHFGREFKTLDSIAIGGVLDEQDVGGPAAYADLDRMTKSAANMLLLENGRWRWVNSTEGLRTFRDSSGQEVQGQAYSLQDIMGLAASTNARSVRSDIFIGTSAARRRGEPFSTEIILELEGTRHDGRPARARHELIHPAGQAPVTAVGVAVGVERLLGLAGGAPVAPGLYQPNGLIEPEYLLRRLQEAGLLIRGA; translated from the coding sequence ATGTCCACGCACAAGCAGAACCCGGTTCTCATCGTTGGAGGCTCGGGCACCGTGGGTTCCCTCACGGCCCGGCAGCTGCGCCGGCTCCAGCCCGAGCTGCCCATCACGATTGGAGGACGCGACGTGGCTCGCGCCGAGGCGGTGGCGCGTGAGCTGGGCCACGCCGACGCGACTCGAGTGGACCTGACCCGCCCCGACCTGGGACAGCCCGAGGGCCGCGCCTACAGCGCCGTCGTCATGTTCTTGAAGGACGACTCGCTCAACTCACTGCGCTACGCGCAGGCGCTGGGGGTGCCCTATCAAGGTATCTCCACCGCGCTGTTCGAGGTCGCACCCGAGGTCGCGCTCCACATGGCCCGGCCCCAGCGCTCCGCCCTCCTCATGAACACCACCTGGCTGGCGGGGGCCGCCACCGCGGGCGTGCTCCACTTCGGCCGGGAGTTCAAGACGCTGGACTCCATCGCCATTGGAGGCGTGCTCGACGAGCAGGACGTGGGTGGGCCCGCCGCGTACGCGGACCTGGACCGCATGACGAAGTCCGCGGCCAACATGCTCCTCCTGGAGAACGGGCGCTGGCGTTGGGTGAACAGCACCGAGGGCCTGCGCACGTTCCGCGACTCCTCGGGGCAGGAGGTGCAAGGCCAGGCGTACTCACTGCAAGACATCATGGGGCTCGCGGCCTCGACGAACGCGAGGTCCGTCCGGTCCGATATCTTCATCGGGACCTCCGCCGCGCGGCGCCGAGGCGAGCCCTTCTCCACCGAAATCATCCTCGAGCTCGAGGGCACGCGACATGACGGCAGGCCCGCCCGCGCGCGCCACGAGTTGATTCACCCGGCGGGACAAGCCCCCGTGACGGCGGTGGGGGTTGCCGTGGGCGTCGAGCGCCTCCTGGGCCTCGCGGGCGGCGCTCCCGTCGCACCGGGGCTCTACCAGCCCAACGGCCTCATCGAGCCCGAGTACCTCCTGCGCCGCCTCCAGGAGGCCGGCCTCCTGATTCGCGGCGCGTGA
- a CDS encoding ATP-dependent helicase HrpB: MTTPLTAAPASLPPTVTQSQGGAPAEKLDASRFDDVLSGKAQGVTSTSTPRDVSSVGVVPPVAGTAKSVLNGISRFVRELEVGQGVLDGIIQSASSGARFSNTELLSLQASMYRYAQALDLVSRVVEKGSTGLRDVLKTQV; encoded by the coding sequence ATGACCACCCCGCTGACCGCCGCCCCCGCTTCGTTGCCGCCCACGGTGACGCAGTCCCAGGGCGGCGCTCCGGCCGAGAAGCTCGATGCCTCCCGGTTCGACGACGTCCTCTCTGGAAAAGCTCAAGGTGTAACGAGCACGAGCACTCCGAGGGACGTCTCTTCAGTGGGCGTGGTTCCTCCCGTCGCGGGCACGGCCAAGAGCGTGCTCAACGGCATCTCCCGGTTCGTTCGGGAGCTGGAAGTAGGCCAGGGCGTCTTGGATGGCATCATCCAGTCCGCGTCCTCCGGCGCGCGCTTCTCCAACACGGAGCTGCTGTCGCTCCAGGCCTCCATGTACCGCTACGCGCAGGCGCTGGACCTGGTGAGCCGCGTCGTCGAGAAGGGCTCCACGGGCTTGAGGGATGTTCTCAAGACACAGGTGTAA
- a CDS encoding DUF3088 domain-containing protein: MPGDILFLLAPDFVDPAHPGVRFYCEHCAQVEGVLTYYPQVARALEVRRIPWPRPRAQVVELVGDTNQWLPLVVLGPDSDDHGCATGLHGGRRFITGKDGIARWLSARFGIAIPHP; this comes from the coding sequence ATGCCCGGCGACATCCTGTTCCTGCTCGCTCCCGACTTCGTGGACCCCGCTCATCCTGGTGTGCGCTTCTACTGCGAACACTGCGCTCAGGTGGAGGGAGTACTGACCTACTACCCCCAGGTCGCACGGGCACTCGAGGTGCGGCGCATTCCCTGGCCACGGCCTCGCGCGCAGGTGGTGGAGCTCGTGGGAGACACGAACCAGTGGCTGCCCTTGGTTGTGCTCGGCCCGGACTCGGATGACCACGGCTGCGCCACGGGTCTCCACGGGGGCAGGCGGTTCATCACGGGCAAGGACGGCATCGCCCGTTGGCTCTCCGCCCGCTTCGGCATCGCCATCCCACATCCCTGA
- a CDS encoding MarR family transcriptional regulator: MPHPKKRVDPLHLNEQLCFTLYSTVHLLNRTYRPLLEKLGLTYPQYLAMLVLWEEDDVTVKALGERLLLDSGTLTPLLKRLEAAGFVKRERDVLDERQVRIRLTAAGRALRTKAEDVPRSILEASGCALEELQDIKARVLSVRESLSSRLEHEPAPAGAGRRKKQE, from the coding sequence ATGCCCCACCCCAAGAAGCGCGTGGACCCCCTGCACCTGAACGAGCAGCTCTGCTTCACCCTCTACTCGACGGTGCACCTGCTCAACCGCACGTACCGGCCGCTCCTGGAGAAGCTGGGCCTCACCTATCCCCAGTACCTGGCCATGCTGGTGCTGTGGGAGGAGGACGACGTCACGGTGAAGGCACTGGGGGAGCGGCTGCTCCTGGACTCGGGGACGCTGACCCCGCTGCTCAAGCGCCTGGAGGCCGCGGGGTTCGTCAAGCGCGAGCGGGACGTCCTGGATGAGCGCCAGGTCCGCATCCGCCTGACGGCCGCGGGCCGCGCCCTGCGCACCAAGGCGGAGGACGTGCCCAGGTCCATCCTGGAAGCTTCCGGCTGCGCGCTGGAAGAACTCCAGGACATCAAGGCCCGGGTGCTCTCCGTCCGCGAATCCTTGAGCTCACGGTTGGAGCACGAGCCCGCCCCGGCTGGCGCGGGCAGACGCAAGAAACAAGAGTAA
- a CDS encoding TetR/AcrR family transcriptional regulator, protein MSETSSKKMPKAQRREQLLDVAFTVVREEGTDALTLGHLAERAGVSKPISYEHFQSRSGLLMAMYERIDTRQVAMLREALQKTKRKLEDVAKVMSAAYMSCYRTSGPEQHAITAALKGDEQMEAFYQGVLDRYVALYAETLEPFCDLPKETLRQRCVGIIGAAEAISREMMRGTGSESAAAATLASLIVAWLSSRK, encoded by the coding sequence ATGAGTGAGACCTCGTCCAAGAAGATGCCGAAGGCGCAGCGTCGGGAGCAGTTGCTCGACGTGGCGTTCACGGTGGTGCGGGAGGAAGGCACGGACGCGCTGACGCTCGGGCATCTGGCCGAGCGGGCGGGTGTCAGCAAGCCCATCTCCTATGAGCATTTCCAGTCCCGCTCGGGGCTGTTGATGGCGATGTACGAGCGCATCGACACGCGGCAGGTCGCGATGCTGCGGGAGGCGCTGCAGAAGACGAAGCGGAAGCTGGAGGACGTGGCGAAGGTGATGAGCGCCGCGTACATGAGCTGTTATCGGACGAGTGGTCCGGAGCAGCACGCCATCACCGCGGCGCTCAAGGGCGACGAGCAGATGGAGGCCTTCTATCAAGGCGTGTTGGACCGCTACGTGGCGCTCTACGCGGAGACGCTCGAGCCGTTCTGTGACTTGCCGAAGGAGACGCTGCGGCAGCGCTGCGTGGGCATCATTGGAGCGGCGGAGGCCATCTCGCGGGAGATGATGCGGGGGACGGGTTCGGAGAGCGCGGCGGCGGCCACGCTGGCGTCGCTCATCGTCGCGTGGTTGTCGTCGCGCAAGTAG
- a CDS encoding serine hydrolase domain-containing protein, with the protein MMKSLGLFAVLLVFAPPALSAPRLPSECEPANPDAAEGSSEFPEEVARTLDAMVRAELAQGPTVGFSVGVSRGNQRWVCAYGLRDLARKLPATPRTTYRLASITKSFTAVAVLQLVEQGKLSLDADIHTLVPNYPVKQWPVTVRDLLGHLSGVPTYDGLSSSINLKPLSTAEAVSVFADKPLSFEPRTRYLYSTWGFNLLGAAVESASGQSYRDYLREHVFQPAGMAHADLDVTATRDEHQAVGYRLKDGAVKTSRFLDVSSRFGGGGTRGTVGDMLGFGRAVLTHKLVSRDTMGMMQTSMATRDGRLTDYGMGFATYPLRGHYLVAHAGGQPETTTLLVMFPAEDTVIALATNIEGEAKRLRRLSIRLMEGVLEAGAPRRDTHFTDPVDAVVYEGLARIVSYGLAYHLWATRGPGTLPPDEDVPGAFARVSEMLDRKLIAKDAKAALERIRGGHDPRLGSVFIRVGAQMARTLEKTQGRERLLAYPAEGPLSFFADYLAACEAQGSPDTQRLGEPLRGDLLRFVAGWKRAEVPAELRRLRMDEVKNPEVHWPALKKAAAQWPEIRPDYTDELVRVAEGAGFRKQLPVRLRWLERAVEVAPRSVEARLALSQALLVAKRDEEVLPLLREAMSTPQGALALAPMMLIKRVIEPETPRVGLGLLRAGVALHPESPELWEALAKREKAQGHKAEARAALRQARRAREARPEPVPESVVRGAGGVPDDHGLVRPRQAP; encoded by the coding sequence ATGATGAAGTCGCTGGGGTTGTTCGCCGTGCTCCTGGTGTTCGCGCCGCCCGCGCTGTCGGCGCCGCGCCTCCCGTCGGAGTGTGAGCCCGCGAATCCGGACGCCGCCGAGGGCTCGAGCGAGTTCCCCGAGGAGGTGGCGCGGACGCTGGATGCGATGGTGCGCGCGGAGCTGGCGCAGGGGCCCACGGTGGGCTTCTCCGTGGGAGTCTCACGCGGGAATCAGCGCTGGGTGTGCGCCTATGGCCTGCGGGACCTGGCGCGCAAGCTGCCCGCCACGCCGCGCACGACGTACCGGCTGGCCTCCATCACCAAGTCGTTCACCGCCGTCGCGGTGCTTCAGCTGGTGGAGCAGGGGAAGCTGAGCCTGGACGCGGACATCCACACGCTGGTGCCGAACTATCCGGTGAAGCAGTGGCCCGTCACCGTGCGGGATTTGCTGGGCCATCTCAGCGGCGTGCCGACGTATGACGGGCTGTCCTCCAGCATCAACCTGAAGCCCTTGAGCACGGCCGAGGCCGTCTCCGTCTTCGCGGACAAGCCGCTCTCCTTCGAGCCGCGCACCCGCTATCTGTACAGCACGTGGGGCTTCAACCTGCTGGGCGCGGCGGTGGAGAGCGCGTCGGGGCAGTCCTATCGCGACTATCTGCGCGAGCATGTCTTCCAGCCCGCGGGCATGGCGCACGCGGACCTGGATGTCACCGCGACACGCGACGAGCATCAGGCGGTGGGCTACCGGCTGAAGGATGGCGCGGTGAAGACGTCGCGCTTCCTGGATGTGTCCAGCCGCTTCGGGGGCGGAGGTACGCGCGGCACGGTGGGGGACATGCTGGGCTTTGGCCGCGCGGTGCTGACCCACAAGCTGGTGTCGCGCGACACGATGGGGATGATGCAGACGTCCATGGCCACGCGCGATGGGCGGCTCACGGACTACGGCATGGGCTTCGCCACCTATCCGCTGCGCGGCCACTATCTGGTGGCGCACGCGGGAGGACAGCCGGAGACGACGACGTTGCTCGTGATGTTCCCCGCCGAGGACACGGTGATTGCGCTGGCCACCAACATCGAGGGCGAGGCCAAGCGTCTGCGCAGGCTGTCCATCCGGTTGATGGAGGGGGTGCTGGAGGCGGGGGCGCCTCGCCGCGACACGCACTTCACGGACCCGGTGGACGCGGTGGTGTACGAGGGGTTGGCCCGTATCGTCAGCTACGGCCTCGCCTATCACCTGTGGGCCACGCGAGGACCCGGCACGCTGCCTCCGGACGAGGATGTGCCCGGAGCGTTCGCGCGTGTGTCGGAGATGTTGGACCGCAAGCTCATCGCCAAGGACGCGAAGGCGGCGTTGGAGCGGATTCGCGGCGGACATGACCCCAGGCTGGGCTCGGTGTTCATCCGCGTGGGCGCGCAGATGGCGCGCACGCTGGAGAAGACGCAGGGGAGAGAGCGGCTCCTGGCGTACCCGGCGGAGGGGCCGCTGTCGTTCTTCGCGGACTACCTGGCCGCGTGTGAGGCGCAGGGCTCGCCCGACACCCAGCGCTTGGGAGAGCCGCTGCGCGGAGACCTGCTGCGCTTCGTGGCGGGGTGGAAGCGCGCGGAGGTGCCGGCGGAGCTGCGGCGCCTGCGGATGGACGAGGTGAAGAACCCGGAGGTGCACTGGCCCGCGCTCAAGAAGGCGGCGGCGCAGTGGCCCGAGATTCGTCCGGACTACACGGACGAGTTGGTGCGCGTCGCGGAGGGGGCTGGGTTTCGCAAGCAGCTTCCGGTGAGGTTGCGCTGGCTGGAGCGCGCGGTGGAGGTGGCGCCCCGGAGCGTGGAGGCTCGGCTGGCGTTGTCGCAGGCGTTGCTGGTGGCGAAGCGGGACGAGGAGGTCTTGCCGCTGCTGCGCGAGGCCATGTCGACGCCGCAGGGCGCGCTGGCGCTGGCGCCGATGATGTTGATCAAACGTGTCATCGAGCCGGAGACGCCGCGCGTGGGGTTGGGGTTGTTGCGCGCGGGCGTCGCGCTGCACCCGGAGTCCCCCGAGCTGTGGGAGGCCCTGGCGAAGCGGGAGAAGGCGCAGGGGCACAAGGCGGAGGCTCGCGCGGCGCTGCGGCAGGCCCGGCGCGCGCGGGAGGCTCGCCCGGAGCCTGTGCCCGAGTCCGTCGTTCGTGGCGCGGGGGGCGTGCCGGATGACCACGGGCTGGTGCGTCCGCGTCAGGCGCCATGA
- a CDS encoding GDSL-type esterase/lipase family protein has protein sequence MTHLEVGWGGWRAVLHVLACGGLLAACEIASEARPLAPALPPPAPPPAAVVASPPRQVAALAPPGVSRRVVPEPGERTLANQALARKLGAPGARLDDPCVVSSGAGCARTGLTPFFESLDALSSGTASAPTVIEAFGNSLIAGDRIVDILREDLSEGFGAAGRGVLLVDRMAPYGGRGRTGYSKGGWQPRTLGELRTPPHPFGITGVYHVATAAQARSRFKLEGEPHGALWWLDVPGAGALTVRSGDVVLARTEPSGSGQSKSTRFEVPAGTTAVDVVAEGKGAVVQGVVLQHARPGIVLDMLGVPSADASLYARLEDGALRTQLHERDPRLLVFFLGGNESKRLEWKRTDLDTLRADLGALLRRARVAAPSSACLVVGPMDAVRDSKDRGKAFTQRPFLEAVVSAEREVTLAEGCAFFNLYEAMGGKGSLERFHRSGYMHDDLVHPRGRGLDVLGHLVTEALLRAWVETPPSAGSVASRDSVKAPPPVTAAETPP, from the coding sequence ATGACGCATCTGGAAGTCGGGTGGGGTGGCTGGCGGGCCGTGCTCCACGTCCTGGCCTGCGGTGGCCTGCTGGCCGCCTGTGAGATTGCTTCCGAGGCTCGCCCCCTCGCCCCTGCATTGCCTCCACCCGCTCCGCCTCCGGCGGCGGTGGTGGCGTCTCCTCCTCGACAGGTCGCGGCCCTCGCGCCCCCGGGAGTGTCTCGCCGGGTGGTGCCGGAGCCTGGGGAGCGCACCCTCGCGAACCAGGCCCTGGCGCGGAAGCTGGGCGCCCCGGGCGCGAGGCTGGATGACCCGTGTGTGGTGTCGTCGGGCGCGGGGTGTGCCCGGACCGGGCTCACGCCGTTCTTCGAGTCGCTGGACGCGCTGTCCTCCGGCACGGCGTCCGCGCCCACCGTCATCGAGGCGTTTGGAAACTCGCTCATCGCGGGCGACCGCATCGTGGACATCCTCCGCGAGGACCTGAGCGAGGGCTTTGGCGCCGCGGGCCGCGGGGTGCTGCTGGTGGACCGGATGGCGCCCTACGGTGGACGGGGACGCACCGGCTACAGCAAGGGCGGGTGGCAGCCGCGCACGTTGGGCGAATTGCGCACGCCGCCGCATCCGTTCGGCATCACCGGCGTGTACCACGTGGCCACCGCGGCCCAGGCGCGCAGCCGTTTCAAGCTGGAGGGCGAGCCGCACGGCGCGCTGTGGTGGTTGGATGTCCCGGGCGCGGGCGCGCTCACCGTGCGCAGCGGCGACGTGGTGCTGGCCCGCACGGAGCCCTCGGGCAGCGGACAGTCGAAGTCCACGCGCTTCGAGGTGCCCGCTGGCACCACGGCGGTGGACGTGGTGGCCGAGGGCAAGGGCGCGGTGGTGCAGGGCGTGGTGCTCCAGCACGCGCGTCCGGGCATCGTGCTGGACATGCTCGGGGTGCCGTCGGCGGACGCGAGCCTCTACGCGCGGTTGGAGGATGGCGCGCTGCGCACGCAGCTCCACGAGCGCGACCCTCGGCTGCTGGTCTTCTTCCTGGGGGGCAATGAGTCCAAGCGCCTGGAGTGGAAGCGCACGGACCTGGACACGCTGCGCGCGGACCTGGGGGCGCTCTTGCGCCGGGCGCGTGTCGCGGCTCCGTCCAGTGCGTGCCTGGTGGTGGGGCCGATGGACGCGGTGCGCGACTCGAAGGACCGGGGCAAGGCCTTCACCCAGCGCCCGTTCCTGGAGGCCGTCGTCAGCGCGGAGCGCGAGGTGACGCTGGCGGAGGGCTGTGCCTTCTTCAATCTCTATGAGGCCATGGGCGGCAAGGGCTCACTGGAGCGCTTCCATCGCTCGGGCTACATGCATGACGACCTGGTGCATCCACGGGGACGCGGGCTGGATGTGCTGGGCCATCTGGTGACGGAGGCGCTGCTGCGCGCCTGGGTGGAGACTCCGCCTTCGGCTGGCTCGGTGGCGTCGCGAGACTCCGTGAAGGCGCCGCCGCCCGTCACCGCCGCGGAGACTCCGCCATGA
- a CDS encoding YIP1 family protein: protein MSPISCPSCQAPVALGELRCRACESSLLMAPPPDSGAAVCAVHPAWVSVQSCARCGAFACAACLRSGPKGALYCVRCQERSQHEPLPWDQREELGLMKAFWRTCVEVMLRPGAAFTRMQPEGRVRDSLLFVLLSTFTGYFTTVVLYFAILMAFPNFEKVFSHGQQRMDTGSFRLAIGALFIFWWVMAPLGNMAGTLLAAGMDNLVLRMTGAPSSFNTTLRGHAFSQGVFLLGLIPFCSLYVTPLWSIGVRIMAYQKLYRLGWGRATVGALVGPLLLCGLFLGGYTALWMFIASTGKGLS from the coding sequence GTGTCCCCCATCTCGTGCCCATCGTGTCAGGCGCCCGTGGCGCTCGGCGAACTGCGCTGTCGCGCCTGTGAATCCTCGCTGTTGATGGCGCCACCTCCGGATTCAGGAGCGGCCGTCTGCGCTGTTCATCCCGCGTGGGTGAGCGTCCAGTCTTGCGCGCGCTGCGGCGCCTTCGCCTGCGCGGCGTGTCTGCGCTCCGGACCCAAGGGCGCCCTGTACTGCGTCCGTTGCCAGGAGCGCTCGCAGCACGAGCCGCTGCCCTGGGACCAGCGCGAGGAACTGGGCTTGATGAAGGCGTTCTGGAGGACCTGCGTGGAGGTGATGCTTCGCCCCGGCGCCGCGTTCACCCGGATGCAACCCGAGGGGCGCGTTCGCGACTCCCTGCTGTTCGTGCTGCTCAGCACCTTCACGGGGTACTTCACGACGGTCGTCCTCTACTTCGCCATCCTGATGGCGTTCCCCAACTTCGAGAAGGTCTTCTCGCACGGTCAGCAGCGGATGGACACTGGCTCCTTCCGGCTCGCCATCGGCGCCCTGTTCATCTTCTGGTGGGTGATGGCGCCCTTGGGGAACATGGCCGGGACGCTCCTGGCCGCGGGCATGGACAACCTGGTGCTGCGGATGACGGGAGCGCCCAGCTCATTCAACACGACGCTGCGCGGTCATGCCTTTTCGCAGGGAGTCTTCCTGCTGGGCCTCATTCCGTTCTGCAGCCTGTATGTGACGCCCCTGTGGAGCATCGGGGTGCGCATCATGGCGTACCAGAAGCTGTATCGCCTGGGATGGGGCCGGGCCACGGTGGGGGCGCTGGTGGGGCCGCTCCTCCTCTGTGGCCTGTTCCTGGGCGGCTACACCGCCTTGTGGATGTTCATCGCATCCACCGGGAAGGGCCTCTCGTAG
- a CDS encoding NAD(P)-dependent oxidoreductase, which yields MNTSNLIASNVKPVLIIGGSGVVGRRAVKALRDLHPELPVRIGARDMSKAAALARDIGHAEAVRIDLERDDLGLAPDASFSAVVVLLKDDTLNSMKYAQDHQLPYLSFSDFAFDIGPAVGRYIQRPQDSAVLLLGNFLGGTAALATLHFARELKKVHAIYLSGIFDEEDVGGPAASGDMERLQKAVPSPLILKDGKFIWASNEEDATRTFQGVDGTSWKGHAYPLLDVATLAATTGASTVRLDMAVRPASARAPGKGPGHELIIEIDGELPDGTMTRVRHTLVDGDVHSGLSGRGVALAVERLVGLKGGAPVAPGLYSPEGILDPAYVVERLMRWGTLVERA from the coding sequence ATGAACACCTCGAACCTGATTGCCTCGAACGTGAAACCCGTCCTCATCATCGGCGGCTCCGGAGTCGTCGGACGCCGGGCCGTCAAGGCGCTGCGCGACCTCCATCCGGAGCTGCCCGTGCGGATTGGCGCGCGCGACATGTCCAAGGCCGCGGCGCTCGCACGCGACATCGGCCACGCGGAGGCGGTGCGCATCGACCTGGAGCGCGATGACCTGGGCCTCGCGCCCGACGCGAGCTTCAGCGCCGTGGTGGTGCTGCTCAAGGACGACACGCTGAACTCGATGAAGTACGCGCAGGACCACCAGCTGCCCTATCTGTCCTTCTCCGACTTCGCCTTCGACATCGGCCCGGCCGTGGGGCGCTACATCCAGCGGCCCCAGGACTCCGCGGTCCTCCTGTTGGGCAACTTCCTGGGAGGCACCGCCGCCCTCGCGACGCTTCACTTCGCGCGCGAGCTCAAGAAGGTCCACGCCATCTACCTGTCCGGCATCTTCGACGAGGAGGACGTGGGCGGCCCCGCGGCCTCGGGCGACATGGAGCGGCTCCAGAAGGCCGTGCCCAGCCCGCTCATCCTCAAGGACGGGAAGTTCATCTGGGCCTCAAACGAAGAGGACGCCACCCGGACCTTCCAGGGTGTGGACGGAACCTCGTGGAAGGGGCACGCCTATCCACTCCTCGACGTGGCCACGCTCGCCGCGACGACGGGCGCGAGCACCGTCCGGCTCGACATGGCGGTGCGCCCCGCATCCGCTCGCGCGCCCGGCAAGGGCCCCGGCCATGAACTCATCATCGAAATCGACGGCGAGCTGCCGGATGGAACGATGACCCGCGTGCGCCACACGCTCGTGGATGGCGACGTGCACTCGGGCTTGAGCGGACGCGGCGTGGCGCTCGCGGTGGAGCGGCTGGTGGGGCTCAAGGGCGGAGCGCCCGTTGCGCCTGGACTGTATTCACCCGAGGGCATCCTCGACCCGGCCTACGTGGTTGAGCGCTTGATGCGCTGGGGAACACTTGTCGAACGAGCGTAA
- a CDS encoding DUF2304 family protein, giving the protein MSFLVILLTAGFFIVLFSQFGHRLPARNSLIWWLVAVFLLTAVIYPDGFRPIIRVLGIELVSNFVLGGMMMFLFFQMVEQQAENRRFSRQIVELTTSLAARQYPEGGAQRLSGQGHKVLVLLPCFNESGSLPQMLPRLETLVARSTDTERFTYCVVDDGSLDDTPHLLATLAPHSHVTHSTNIGVAGALLTGFKVARAVGADFVVQCDSDGQHPVEEIPRLVALARQSGTDLLIGSRFVATEPSANAPANTLRSTTPLRRTGGMLVTQVLGLFGRTARVSDPTSGFRVYSRRAVRELLRAMPDEYPEPESIALLALRGLNLKEARVEMEPRTQGVSSLSGLKSIRFMVKVTTALLGLRVRSLVGG; this is encoded by the coding sequence ATGTCCTTTCTCGTCATCCTGCTGACCGCGGGATTCTTCATCGTCCTCTTCTCCCAGTTCGGGCACCGGCTCCCCGCGCGGAACTCGCTCATCTGGTGGCTGGTGGCGGTGTTCCTCCTCACCGCGGTCATCTACCCGGACGGCTTCCGCCCCATCATCCGGGTGCTGGGCATCGAGCTCGTCAGCAACTTCGTGCTCGGCGGGATGATGATGTTCCTGTTCTTCCAGATGGTGGAACAACAGGCGGAGAACCGGCGCTTCTCGCGTCAGATTGTAGAGCTCACCACCAGCCTCGCCGCGCGCCAGTACCCCGAGGGCGGCGCCCAGCGCCTCTCCGGACAGGGCCACAAGGTGCTCGTCCTCCTGCCCTGCTTCAACGAGTCCGGCTCCCTCCCCCAGATGCTCCCGCGGCTGGAGACTCTGGTAGCGCGGAGCACGGACACGGAGCGCTTCACCTACTGCGTGGTGGATGACGGCTCCCTGGACGACACGCCCCACCTGCTCGCCACGCTGGCGCCGCACTCCCACGTCACCCACAGCACCAACATCGGCGTGGCCGGCGCGCTCCTCACGGGCTTCAAGGTCGCCCGCGCCGTGGGCGCCGACTTCGTGGTGCAATGCGACTCCGACGGACAACACCCCGTCGAAGAGATTCCCCGCCTGGTCGCCCTCGCTCGACAGAGCGGCACGGACCTGCTCATCGGCTCGCGCTTCGTGGCGACGGAGCCCTCCGCCAACGCCCCCGCGAACACGCTGCGGAGCACCACGCCCCTGCGGCGCACGGGCGGGATGCTCGTCACCCAGGTCCTGGGACTGTTCGGACGCACGGCCCGGGTGAGCGACCCCACCTCCGGCTTCCGCGTCTACTCCCGGCGCGCCGTGCGGGAACTGCTGCGCGCCATGCCCGATGAATACCCGGAGCCGGAGTCCATCGCCCTGCTCGCACTGCGCGGCCTGAACCTCAAGGAGGCCCGCGTGGAGATGGAGCCCCGCACCCAAGGCGTCTCCAGCCTGAGCGGACTGAAGAGCATCCGCTTCATGGTCAAGGTCACCACCGCGCTGCTGGGCTTGCGCGTCCGCTCCCTGGTGGGAGGCTGA
- a CDS encoding LysR family transcriptional regulator, whose product MLESVTIDQLRTLRAVAEEGSFSAAARQLGQGQPAVSQAMQRLEKQLGMRLFDRSSRVPRLTAKGEALVAATQRLHDDLATFQALVGRIKSGEETKLALVVDAMFPTEALVTFVKELAQAHPGVELTLEVELLAAVAERIRERKATLGIAGADADLSGLEQRPIALMKMIPVAAPSHPLAAAKGVITDEQLATATQLVLSERLPTGKMGTADRGVFSTKRWRVADLMTKHALILGGLGWGHEPEHLVREDLAAGRLVQLRLAAWEGGLPPQRTLALVRRKGTPLGPVATWAANRLTTLCQLALDSA is encoded by the coding sequence GTGCTCGAGAGTGTCACCATCGACCAGTTGAGGACGCTTCGCGCGGTGGCGGAGGAAGGGAGCTTCTCCGCGGCGGCGAGGCAGCTTGGCCAGGGGCAGCCCGCGGTCAGTCAGGCGATGCAGCGGCTGGAGAAGCAGCTGGGGATGCGGCTGTTCGACCGCAGCAGCCGGGTGCCTCGGCTGACGGCGAAGGGGGAGGCGCTCGTCGCGGCAACCCAGCGGCTGCATGACGACCTGGCCACGTTCCAGGCGTTGGTGGGCCGTATCAAGAGTGGAGAGGAGACGAAGCTCGCGCTCGTGGTCGACGCGATGTTCCCCACGGAGGCGCTGGTCACCTTCGTGAAGGAGCTGGCGCAAGCGCACCCGGGGGTGGAGCTCACGTTGGAGGTGGAGTTGTTGGCGGCGGTGGCGGAGCGCATCCGCGAGCGCAAGGCGACGTTGGGCATCGCGGGAGCGGACGCGGACCTCTCGGGCCTGGAGCAGCGGCCCATCGCGCTGATGAAGATGATTCCCGTCGCCGCGCCTTCACATCCCCTGGCGGCGGCGAAGGGTGTCATCACGGATGAGCAGTTGGCCACCGCGACGCAGCTGGTGCTCAGCGAACGGTTGCCGACGGGGAAGATGGGCACGGCGGACCGGGGCGTGTTCTCCACGAAGCGCTGGCGCGTGGCGGACCTGATGACCAAACACGCGCTCATTCTTGGGGGACTCGGCTGGGGTCACGAGCCGGAGCATCTGGTGCGCGAGGACCTGGCGGCGGGGAGACTGGTGCAATTGAGGCTCGCGGCCTGGGAGGGGGGACTTCCGCCGCAGCGCACGCTCGCGCTCGTGCGGCGCAAGGGGACTCCCTTGGGCCCCGTGGCGACGTGGGCTGCGAACCGGCTCACGACCCTGTGTCAGCTCGCGCTCGACAGCGCGTGA